GTTTCTGAATATCTCCCACTCCAAATCCTGACTCAGAATCGTCATAATCATCGTTACTGGTTGGGAGAGATTCCTTTGGAGAAACTTCACTAGCATTTGTGGAAGGAATATAATCTGATGTTTGACCTGAAATGGCGGCCACTTCATCATTCGCATCAAATTTTTGGCTTGTATTGCtaccaaattcttcatcaatagGAATCCTCAAAACATCTGCACTTTTTTGCACAGTTTTGACTTGGGATTCTACACTAGGCTCTCGGTTGTCTAGTTTTTCAGAAAGATAGTCTCTAGCTTCTTTCACTGACAATATGACTCTTGGTTTTGTTTTGATAGATCTATATTTAAATGACTCACCATCAGGAGTATCAGAGGATTGGATAAGCTCTCTTGTGTCTTTTAACTTCAAAGAACTATTGGTATCTTGAATATCATGCATAATGCTTTGCTTATCATCTGAAACCTTTTCGCTTGGAGTAGTAAAAGTTTTCATATCTGTATCCTCTACAGAAGTGAGCTTACTGAAAAATTCAGCATCATCAAATTTTGGTTCCTCCAAAGTTGCATTCCTTATAGTTCCATAAATGCCATGACTCTGCCCTAAATCTCCATTTGGAAGGTTACTTAAAGAACTGGCAGCCTCTTCACTATGCACATCGACTAGTTCTATCTCACTGGATGGTTCTTTATTCACAACCTGCTTTACTCTCCCATCTCTATTGGATTGAGAAAGCTCTGGTCCCTCAATTTCTCCAGCATTCCCGGTCATTTGTCTGATCTCCTGAACTTTATTATCCAAGTCCATAGAATTGGCTGCCAGATTACCAAAGGAATCACGTGATGACGATGTATCAGTACATGCCTTGGCTTTTGTAATACTATTCATAAGTTTTTCCTTATCTAGCTTGGGCTTCTCAATGAGCAGAGTGGTCGGTTCTGAAGTTTCTTGAACAATCTCGACGCCAAtgatatctttcttttttcctaacTCAATCTTTCCCCTCGTCATTTCCTTCCCCTTTTCTGTAGAATAAACTTCCTTTCCTCCAAAAGAAAATACCTTCTTCACTGCCCACAACACAACAAATCCAAACAACACAGTGGTCCCAACTCTCGAGAGCTTAGGGAGCAGCTCAGGCCGAAGAGTAAACCCTGGAGCTGCCTTAACAAAACCAGATTCCACACCTTGAACAATGAACTTTGCCACCGAACTATTCCTCGGAATCACACACTTTCCACTCTCCATCTCTCTAGCTAAATTCTCAGCACGCAGAATTTTCAAGTTCGCTTCCGTTGACTCTTCCAATTCGAGTCGATTAACTCTACTTCTTCTCAATATTTCATCATCGTCAACCGAAACCCACTTGACATTCCCTTCCAAATCTTCAAAAACCGTAAAAATAGGACCCGACCCAGTACCCCAATCCTCGATATCTCTCTTATACTGGCCAACCCAATTCTTTAATTTGTTCGACAATACAGATTCACCCAAAcgttttgatttgatttcttCCCGTCCACCATATTCGACTCTATGAAAAACACCACCATGATTAAATTCACTCTCTTCCGCACCAACACTATTCGAATTATCTGATAAGCTACAATTGTCATCGAAACTAAGATTAGCATTTTGAAAATCAGAGCTGGGATTGTGGAGCACCTGTTGATTCTCAACAAGCTTCTTCCTTAGCGAGTTCCGGCGACTCGCGGGTCGACCAAAATGTGCAAGAATCCGAATCCGTAAACTCCGGTTGTTTCGTGATggtaaaaatattctaaatgaGGGGTTGCTGAAGAATTTGGAACTGGGTATGTTGTACCTAAATGAGGGCCTCTTGCTCCAAGTGTTGGTGGGAAATTTGTGAGAGAAACTTGAAGTCCCAAAGAGAACAAGAGGGGTAATTGGGTTCGGAAGGGTACGAACCTCCATGGATAAAGACAGGTTACAGAGTCGGGGAGTGAATCATTAACAAGAGCAGAGGAAGGATGTGTCTTCGGATTTTGAAGAGGTTTTGCAGACAGCGTTCTGTTTAAACAGAGCGAGTACTAGGAGCCGATGATAAAATCGAGAAACGACGTCGTCGATTTGCTCGTAATTTGCCATCCCAATTGTATACGTTCAATCTccgattaaaaaaaaggaaaaacaaaccagtgatatttttttttgaaatggtgAATTCATTCATTAAGTCGAAATTATaaatgtgacttatcaatacaggaaaaatCAGACTATAAGCCAATCTACACATATGCTCTGGAGTATCCTCGCACACAAAATAACAAACATTGTCTTAATTTCTATAACTCTCCAAAGAGAGAGAGCGCACTCTGAATAAACAGAATGACAAGGCCCTTTCATCCCCCTAAATAGGCAGAATATGGGACAATACTGCTATTGACACTAAGTCCAAAAGCCTATTACTACCAATTACTAATAAAACTACATAATACtacactaaaaaataataacaaaacaaCCGAAACATAAACACAAGCACCGGCATAAGCTCGATGGCATACCCTCTGCAGGCATCGGCATCACGAGCTCAGGAACGGCACGAGTACCCAGTTCACATACAGACCACAAAACCTCCACCAGAGGTCGGCCGTACGTCCACCGGCCATAACAACGTCTGCCACTCTCGATTAGCACTAGCCCCAGATTGTGACCGATCAAAACACTCCTCACCCCGCTCGGTTAAAATAAAGATCAAGAATAGCACCAATATCAACAGAACGGAGGGACGGAATACAAAAACAAAGGCTGTGGTGCAAGTGTAGTTGGAGGAGAGTCGACGGTCGGTCTATGCTTTCCTGGAGTCTGAGATCCCAGAAAAACCAAGTTTTGAATCGGTCGGTGGCGGGTGGCGGCCACGTTCTGGAGCGGTCCAAGACTTTGTCCCGCGAGTGAGGGCTACGCACCACTTCGTTTGGCGCCGCGTTTGGTAGACTTGAAGATCGGCAGCTGGCCAACATCTTGGCAGGGCGTGTGTTGGCGGACGTCGGTTAGAAAGACCCAGTCGGCACTTCTCCCTTATTTACCTGAAAACATaactacaaacaaaaaaaaaaaaaaatgaaaagaaacacaaaatgcaaaaaaaaaataaatgagaaggGGAGGGGGAAGGGAAGAGAAGGGAAGAGGGGAGGGGAGCCAAAGCTCCCACCCCCCGTCAAGGCTCTGTggatttagggttagggtttgtgttgcctagatgactaataCAAAAGGGTGGATAAAttgggttgtatttaaaaattaacaattataaatcaaatataaaatataaaatataaacaaaatacgaaacaacaataaatataaagagtaagggtaagagagaagcaaactcagtatgttaacgaggttcggctccactgcctatgtcctcaCCTTAAGCTACCaattgaggatccccaaattcataattcaacttctttcaggtggagatagaaacctattaaaCTTTTGAAcgacaccgctacaaaggatccgtgtagaacatcctctacacttgcaatcaccttacacgtggtgatttaatgattccctgtgtagaacactttctacacgcacaagggttatacacacccttttactgatacaagagttgatagtgggtaggttatcagaaaacactcctcaatgagtgaaataagaacaatatgacgcaaactatatctctctcaaaatgaacaaggattaaggctcaatgtttagagaatagataataaaaactttgaatgaatgttgtatgctcttggtgttttgtgaatgtgaagctcttaaatgatatatttataggcatatgagacttcatatttaaatttaaaaagattcacatgtcaaagacaacatcattcacttttcaaaattttcaaacctaatatttttactttttgcatatgacaaaaggagcatactttacttttcaaaattttcaaacaaaatcatctaccttttgcataagttaaaaaaagcataaatcacttttgaaaatattcaaataaagcatgcacatgtgaaagatgataatcaatcatctttaatattttcaaaattttcaaacaaaaacatctatttTTTGCATTAGTCAAGAAAagaatcaatcacttttgaaaatattcaaacaaagcatgcacatgtgaaatatgacaatcaatcatttttaatattttcaaagttcaaatctttaatcatgtcatgcacatgtgaaagatgacaatcaatcatctttcaaaattttcaaaatattcatacacatgtggaaaatgtattttaatgctttatgataaaatattaattttgaaccttaatcttaaattttgaatttttaagagatttacaacattactttatgactttaatgtgaacttgttcccttcttgttcatgcttagtttttttatgtacttgactccattgtgtagacgacttgagcttgaaactcctttattatttgaattcatttgttatcatcaaaattcatatgtaaatatataattacacaaaacttaaaacttTAGATTCAACAGTTTgtttagagagaagggagagagtCTAGAGAGAGGCCGTAAGAGAGAATCTATTCTAAAGTTCACAAACAAGTGATATTGATCtttgtaaatgttttttttttctcttcttctgtttttttttggaagaaaaaCTACATTCTCATTCATAACTAATGCATTATACTGTTTTTTCATAATCAATACAATGCATGATTGCTTCTGGACCATCTTCCATCCAAACTAACTCATGTTGGGAAGTTAATGCCAACTTTGCCAACATATCATATGTGCCgcttttctcttctattttaaCATGTTGAATTCTCATCATACcactattattaaataagttccTTATGTCTGCTATAATCTGCCCATTACATGAATAGTCTTCATCTTTACTCTGAACAGCCTTAACGACAGCCAAGGCATCACCTTCAAATATAGTATTTGAAACTCCTATCTCAATGCAAAATTAAGCAGCTCACTCTAAAACAACAATCTCAGCCTGTAAAGGATCCTTTACAAAGTTTTTTGGCATGCACACCGAACTAATCAACTCCCATTTCCAATTCCTAACCACAATACCTCCTCCTATCTTCAAATTTAACCCACCAATGGAAGCATCCCAGTTCACTTTATACTAGTTCATCTCAGGCTTCATCCATCTAACCGTACTTGTTATGACCCTTGATTCACCGAATAAGCTTTGTGACTTCCAAGACACCTGTGCCAACTGAaaatcttcctttttcttcattAGCTTTTTGCAAAATAGATCTGGGATCCTCAAATTTGGCTTAAAAAACAAACCTATTTCTTCTTAGCCAAAGCCTCCTCAAAACACAAACTATTTGTCAAGTTGATCCTTCTGCACTGTTGCTACCAAGTCTTCCCAAATACTAAAGAAGCCACGATCCTCACAACTCCACTTCTGTAGATAGCTTGTTGACTCTACCCAAACATTTTGAGCTGCTGCACAAGATCATAATACATGGCTGCTAGTTCCTTCGAACTGTTTACAGATAGGACACAAACCCTCAGCAGTAACCCTTTTGATAAACAAATTTCTCTGTTGGCAAAATTTCCTCCACAGCTTTCCATAAGAACAATTTCACTACATTAGGAACACTCAACTCCCATATTTTCTTCCAAACAACTGAAGCATTACTACTATTAGATGATTCCCCTTGCTAGACCTTCTCAACTGAAAAGTTAAGTAATAagttgatttcactatgaacaGCCCAGATTTATTTGGACCCCAAACCATCATATCTTTTGTTCCTTTTGTACCCAGAGATAGGTCTTTTACTACAACTGCTTCTTCATCATTCAGCAATTCATTAATAACATTATCCTTCTAACAACCCCTTTCATCAATGAGTTCTTTAACAAAAGCTTCTTTGTGAAAAACTTTTACTGGAGACTGAACCATGTGAGTCGATGGAGTAGGAGCCATTTATCtcccaaaattttaattttttccccaTTTCCCACCCGCCATCTCATGCCTTCTCTAACAAAAAAACCAGAACTCCATATATTCCTCCAAATCTAAGAAAGACAACTACCAACCTTGGACTGCAATATACCACcatctttgaaatatttttctctcAGAATCCTTGCAACTAAAGAGCTTGGTTGTGTTAACAATCTATGGAATTGTTTAGACAACATCGCTTGATTAAACATATCAATATCTCTAAACCACCAACCCTCCACTACTTTTTGAATTGCCAATCTTACTCCCAGCTTTCCATTGAATTTTCCTATCCTTCTCCATATGTCCCCTCCAGAACCTTGCTATCATACTAGATAACTCCTTACACAATTGTTTTGGTAATTGGAACACACATAGCATAAGTTGGTATAGACTGAGTAACTACTTTTATAAGGATCTCTTTCCCTGCCTGAGTTAAGAACTGATTTTTCCAACTATTCATTCTCTTCCAAACCCTCTCCTTAATCCATTTAAAAGCTTGATATTTCAACCTGCCAACCATAGAAGGTAACCCCAAATACTTTTTAGCATCACCACACTCTCTTGCACCAATACAACTAAGTAACATACCTTGAACATACCCCTTTGTATTAGAACTAAAATAAACTGTGGTTTTTTGCATTTTAAGTTTCTGTCCAGAAGCCATTTCATACGTGTGCAGAACTTGAGCCACAGCTCTCCATGCTGAATATTTGACTTGCAGAAAGCTATACAATCATCTGCTAAAAGCAGATGATTAATGCTTGCTCCACCTCTACACATAACAACTCCCTTAACTGTGCCTTCCACCTCAGCAGTGTGTAACATTAAACCCAAACCCTCTACAGATAAAAGAAAGAGGTAAGGGGAAAGAGGGCCCCCTTGCCTCAATCCACTTGTTGGTGTCAACACATTGCTAGGCTGACCATTCAACAAGACTGAGTACTGAAGAGTAGTAATGCACTTCATAATCAAATCAATCCAACGCCTTCTAAATCCAAGCTTCTCCATAACTGCCCTCATGTATGCCTATTCaactctatcatatgccttagaAATATCCAGCTTCAAAGTCATACTCCTTTCTCTACCCTTCTGTCTGTATCTCATTAAATATAAAGATTCGTAGGCTATTATTATATTGGAAAAGCCTATATGCAACCGGGGTATATCCCCGGTGCGGCCTCGGGTCCTACGTGGCGTCATAATGTAAACGACGCCATTTACATTATGACTGAATTTGGCTCGACCCTTGCTTCCCCCCCTAGACTTGTTTTACGCTTCTCTCTCGTCCcccctctcatctctctcttccctctcaaTGCCCCatgaaccctaaccctaacc
This genomic interval from Carya illinoinensis cultivar Pawnee chromosome 2, C.illinoinensisPawnee_v1, whole genome shotgun sequence contains the following:
- the LOC122299861 gene encoding uncharacterized protein LOC122299861, whose protein sequence is MEVRTLPNPITPLVLFGTSSFSHKFPTNTWSKRPSFRYNIPSSKFFSNPSFRIFLPSRNNRSLRIRILAHFGRPASRRNSLRKKLVENQQVLHNPSSDFQNANLSFDDNCSLSDNSNSVGAEESEFNHGGVFHRVEYGGREEIKSKRLGESVLSNKLKNWVGQYKRDIEDWGTGSGPIFTVFEDLEGNVKWVSVDDDEILRRSRVNRLELEESTEANLKILRAENLAREMESGKCVIPRNSSVAKFIVQGVESGFVKAAPGFTLRPELLPKLSRVGTTVLFGFVVLWAVKKVFSFGGKEVYSTEKGKEMTRGKIELGKKKDIIGVEIVQETSEPTTLLIEKPKLDKEKLMNSITKAKACTDTSSSRDSFGNLAANSMDLDNKVQEIRQMTGNAGEIEGPELSQSNRDGRVKQVVNKEPSSEIELVDVHSEEAASSLSNLPNGDLGQSHGIYGTIRNATLEEPKFDDAEFFSKLTSVEDTDMKTFTTPSEKVSDDKQSIMHDIQDTNSSLKLKDTRELIQSSDTPDGESFKYRSIKTKPRVILSVKEARDYLSEKLDNREPSVESQVKTVQKSADVLRIPIDEEFGSNTSQKFDANDEVAAISGQTSDYIPSTNASEVSPKESLPTSNDDYDDSESGFGVGDIQKPQTSLNHEVNGVNAETGSSAKMENWIQTNFHEVEPIVKKIGVGFKDNYLVAREKVDESLENLKISQLGLNEDDSELEWMKDDSLREIVFQVRENELAGRDPFYLMDAEDKHAFFRGLENKVEKENEKLSKLHEWLHSNIENLDYGADGISLYDPPEKIIPRWKVPVVEKNPEFLNNFLEQRKAFLSGNTSGSYPLKKDHDDSIPLSIESPTPENVVASLPTLDSHKKTHDGVSKFSKTIIEGSDGSVKAGTKSGKEYWQHTKKWSRGFLESYNAETDPEVKSIMKDMGKDLDRWITEKEIEEVADMMTNIPEKNKKFMEKKLNKLKREMELFGPQAVVSKYREYADENEEDYLWWLDLPHVLCIELYTVHNGEQRVGFYSLEMATDLELEPKPYHVIAFEDAGDCKNLCCIIQAHMDMLGNGHAFVVPQRPKDAFREAKGNGFNVTVIRKGELQLDVDQTLEEVEEQITEIGSKLYHDNITKERSVDISSLMKGVFGAAGKPTKRKNLKRMLKKPGKK